One Deinococcus grandis DNA window includes the following coding sequences:
- a CDS encoding ATP-binding protein has product MPSRLPAPSRVPPLAREVALPHTPRLLRVGPRLFLTTLGAFLLLGLPVAGLVSQGVYDGIHRSFAERSLRESRLVGALPPVVSALSGNVAERANLNALMNRYRDQLGADYVVVTDRDARRLTHPNAAQVGQRMQGGDFTAFLQGRSVTETVEGTLGRSVRSKVPVVDGAGRVLGLASVGFLLPRLRDVFLEVLRAGLPWYLLALALALALALGVARRVKTEMLGLEPEQIAGGLRQYRAVLNTLEEGVLVARAGQVFVMNPQARALLGTPDAALPLPWPPGLPLPVPGAGPVTAEVAGRPVLLAAQEAGDGAVVVTLRDLARVRALADELTQSQRYAELLRAQTHEFTNRLHTLAGLLHLGETREALALIHAQSARHEAHLQAVGALRHVRLSALLLGKFDRAAERGVTLALDPLSALPATLPPGVLDLLELAAGNLIENALDATQGQPDAEVRVLIATDPEGLILEVRDTGGGVPAALADTLTARGVSSKGTGRGVGLALVSDRAQALGATLAHDRVSAHGRDWTRFTLDVPLPQAEE; this is encoded by the coding sequence GTGCCCTCCCGCCTGCCTGCCCCGTCCCGCGTGCCGCCGCTGGCGCGCGAGGTGGCGCTGCCGCACACGCCCCGCCTGCTGCGGGTGGGCCCGAGGTTGTTCCTGACGACGCTGGGCGCGTTCCTGCTGCTGGGCCTGCCGGTGGCGGGTCTGGTCAGTCAGGGCGTGTACGACGGGATTCACCGGTCGTTCGCGGAGCGGTCGCTGCGCGAGTCGCGGCTGGTGGGGGCCCTCCCGCCGGTGGTGTCGGCCCTGTCGGGGAACGTGGCCGAGCGGGCGAACCTGAACGCCCTGATGAACCGCTACCGCGATCAATTGGGCGCGGATTACGTGGTGGTCACCGACCGGGACGCGCGGCGGCTGACACACCCGAACGCGGCGCAGGTGGGGCAGCGCATGCAGGGCGGGGACTTCACGGCGTTCCTGCAGGGCCGGAGCGTCACGGAGACGGTCGAGGGCACGCTGGGCCGCTCGGTGCGGTCGAAGGTGCCGGTCGTGGACGGCGCGGGGCGGGTGCTGGGCCTGGCGAGCGTGGGCTTCCTGCTGCCCCGGCTGCGGGACGTGTTCCTGGAGGTGCTGCGCGCGGGCCTGCCCTGGTACCTGCTGGCGCTGGCCCTGGCGCTGGCCCTGGCGCTGGGCGTGGCGCGGCGCGTGAAGACCGAGATGCTGGGCCTGGAACCCGAGCAGATCGCCGGGGGCCTGCGGCAGTACCGGGCGGTCCTGAACACCCTGGAAGAAGGCGTGCTGGTGGCCCGCGCGGGGCAGGTGTTCGTGATGAACCCCCAGGCCCGCGCGCTGCTGGGCACCCCGGACGCCGCGCTGCCGCTGCCGTGGCCGCCGGGCCTCCCGCTGCCCGTGCCAGGGGCGGGGCCGGTCACGGCGGAGGTAGCGGGCCGCCCGGTGCTGCTGGCCGCGCAGGAGGCCGGGGACGGCGCGGTGGTGGTCACGCTGCGGGACCTGGCGCGCGTGCGAGCCCTGGCGGACGAGCTGACCCAGTCCCAGCGTTACGCGGAGCTGTTGCGGGCGCAGACGCACGAGTTCACGAACCGCCTGCACACCCTGGCGGGCCTGCTGCACCTGGGCGAGACACGCGAGGCCCTGGCGCTCATCCACGCGCAGTCGGCGCGGCACGAGGCGCACCTGCAGGCGGTGGGGGCGCTGCGGCACGTGCGGCTGTCGGCGCTGCTGCTGGGCAAGTTCGACCGCGCGGCGGAACGGGGCGTGACCCTCGCCCTCGATCCGCTGTCGGCGCTGCCGGCCACGCTGCCGCCCGGCGTGCTGGATCTGCTGGAGCTCGCGGCCGGGAATCTCATCGAGAACGCCCTGGACGCCACGCAGGGCCAGCCGGACGCCGAGGTGCGCGTACTGATCGCCACCGACCCGGAGGGCCTGATCCTGGAGGTGCGCGACACGGGGGGTGGCGTGCCCGCGGCGCTGGCAGACACCCTGACCGCGCGCGGCGTGAGCAGCAAGGGTACGGGGCGGGGCGTGGGGCTGGCTCTGGTGTCAGACCGCGCGCAGGCGCTCGGCGCGACCCTCGCTCATGACCGCGTGAGTGCGCACGGGCGGGACTGGACGCGCTTCACGCTGGACGTGCCCCTCCCCCAGGCCGAAGAATGA
- a CDS encoding dicarboxylate/amino acid:cation symporter translates to MPKMFRSLYVQVLIAIVIGVLVGHFFPTVGEGLKPLGDGFIKLIKVVIGPIIFCTVVSGVASMRDTKKIGRVGGKALLYFEVVTTAALLIGLVVVNLVGPGRGMNINPATLDTSAITKYTDAAGEQTVADFILHVIPTTFVSAFTEGDLLQVLLIALLSGFALIRMGDLGARILKGIDAVSVMVFQILGFIMKLAPIGAFGAMAFTIGKYGVGSLQQLAYLMGTFYVTCALFVFVLLNVIARLAGFSLLKFLRYIKEELLLVLGTSSSESALPRLMAKLEHAGANKSVVGLVVPTGYSFNLDGTSIYLTMAAVFIAQATNTNLSFAQEVALLGILLLTSKGAAGVTGSGFVVLAGTLAALGTVPVAGLALILGIDRFMSEGRAITNIIGNGVATLVVARSEKALDMNRLTRVLNGEQLPPVNADVQAEEHGEGRKLSSAQPA, encoded by the coding sequence ATGCCCAAGATGTTCCGCAGCCTCTACGTGCAGGTGCTGATCGCCATCGTCATCGGCGTGCTCGTCGGCCACTTCTTCCCCACCGTCGGGGAAGGGCTCAAGCCCCTCGGGGACGGCTTCATCAAACTGATCAAGGTCGTCATCGGCCCCATCATCTTCTGCACGGTCGTCAGCGGCGTCGCCAGCATGCGCGACACCAAGAAGATCGGCCGCGTCGGCGGCAAGGCCCTGCTGTACTTCGAGGTCGTCACCACCGCCGCCCTGCTGATCGGGCTGGTCGTCGTGAACCTCGTCGGCCCCGGACGCGGCATGAACATCAACCCCGCCACCCTCGACACCAGCGCCATCACCAAGTACACCGACGCCGCCGGCGAGCAGACCGTCGCGGACTTCATCCTGCACGTCATCCCCACCACCTTCGTCAGCGCCTTCACCGAGGGTGACCTGCTGCAGGTGCTGCTCATCGCGCTCCTCAGCGGCTTCGCCCTGATCCGCATGGGCGACCTCGGAGCGCGCATCCTGAAAGGCATCGACGCCGTCAGCGTCATGGTGTTCCAGATCCTGGGCTTCATCATGAAGCTCGCCCCGATCGGTGCGTTCGGCGCGATGGCCTTCACCATCGGCAAGTACGGCGTCGGCAGCCTCCAGCAACTCGCGTACCTGATGGGCACCTTCTACGTCACCTGCGCCCTGTTCGTGTTCGTCCTCCTGAACGTCATCGCCAGACTCGCCGGATTCAGCCTCCTGAAGTTCCTGCGCTACATCAAGGAAGAACTGCTGCTCGTGCTCGGCACCAGCAGCAGCGAGAGCGCCCTGCCGCGCCTCATGGCCAAACTCGAACACGCCGGAGCGAACAAGAGCGTCGTCGGCCTCGTCGTCCCCACCGGGTACTCCTTCAACCTCGACGGCACCAGCATCTACCTGACCATGGCCGCCGTGTTCATCGCCCAGGCCACCAACACCAACCTGTCTTTCGCGCAGGAAGTCGCCCTGCTCGGCATCCTCCTGCTCACCAGCAAGGGCGCCGCGGGCGTCACCGGCAGCGGCTTCGTCGTCCTCGCGGGCACCCTCGCCGCCCTGGGCACCGTCCCCGTCGCGGGCCTCGCCCTGATCCTCGGCATCGACCGCTTCATGAGCGAAGGACGCGCCATCACCAACATCATCGGCAACGGCGTCGCCACCCTCGTCGTCGCCCGCAGCGAGAAGGCACTCGACATGAACCGCCTCACCCGCGTCCTCAACGGCGAGCAACTCCCACCCGTGAACGCCGACGTGCAGGCCGAGGAACACGGCGAGGGCCGCAAACTGAGCAGCGCACAACCCGCGTAA
- a CDS encoding pseudouridine-5'-phosphate glycosidase, whose translation MTHDINPTVAAYLDIHPEVAAALAEGRAVVALESTIISHGMPFPQNVEMARGVEDVVRAHGAVPATIAVLGGRLKVGLTPEELHLLATDKGVEKISTRDLPVTVALGKHGATTVASTMRVAALAGIRVFATGGTGGVHRGAERSMDVSADLLELAQTDVCVVSAGVKSILDIGLTLEVLETHGIPALTLGSEEFPAFYSRQSGFRAPLTVATPDEAARVLKAKWDLGVSGGVMLANPIPEDAEIPAGEINPQIEQALRDMDALGLTGKDTTPYLLGRMVEITGGRSLQANIALVRHNAMVAAQVAVAYAELG comes from the coding sequence ATGACTCACGACATCAATCCGACCGTTGCCGCCTACCTGGACATTCACCCTGAAGTCGCCGCTGCCCTGGCGGAGGGGCGCGCGGTGGTGGCGCTGGAGAGCACGATCATCAGTCACGGCATGCCGTTCCCGCAGAACGTGGAGATGGCGCGCGGCGTGGAGGACGTCGTGCGCGCGCACGGCGCGGTGCCCGCGACCATCGCGGTGCTGGGCGGCCGCCTGAAGGTGGGCCTCACACCCGAGGAACTGCACCTCCTGGCGACCGACAAGGGCGTGGAGAAGATCAGCACCCGTGACCTGCCGGTGACCGTGGCACTCGGCAAGCACGGCGCGACGACGGTGGCGAGCACCATGCGCGTCGCGGCACTGGCGGGCATCCGCGTGTTCGCCACGGGCGGCACCGGGGGCGTGCACCGGGGCGCGGAGCGCAGCATGGACGTCAGCGCGGACCTGCTGGAACTGGCGCAGACGGACGTGTGCGTGGTCAGCGCGGGCGTGAAGAGCATCCTGGATATCGGCCTGACGCTGGAGGTGCTGGAAACGCACGGCATTCCGGCCCTGACGCTCGGCAGCGAGGAGTTCCCGGCGTTCTACTCCCGCCAGAGCGGCTTCAGGGCCCCCCTGACGGTCGCCACGCCCGACGAGGCGGCGCGGGTCCTGAAGGCCAAGTGGGATCTGGGCGTGTCGGGCGGCGTGATGCTCGCCAACCCCATCCCCGAGGACGCCGAGATTCCCGCCGGGGAGATCAACCCGCAGATCGAGCAGGCGCTGCGCGACATGGACGCCCTGGGCCTGACCGGCAAGGACACCACCCCGTACCTGCTGGGCCGCATGGTGGAGATCACCGGGGGCCGCAGCCTGCAGGCGAACATCGCCCTCGTACGCCACAACGCGATGGTGGCCGCGCAGGTGGCCGTCGCGTACGCAGAGTTGGGCTGA
- a CDS encoding PfkB family carbohydrate kinase: MPLTDTESALLALIRETPLATPEELARRLGSTRASVNVHVSNLVRKGALLGRGYLLPEAGGPGRVVVVGGANVDVKARTIQAAVPGTSNPGVTAQAPGGVARNVAENLARLGVPASLVSVVGRDALGDWLLRETEAAGVDVRPVLRAPEVSTGTYTAVLDASGELLVAVAAMAAVEALTPAALQERRGVLRGAAWVVADGNLPETSLAHLLSLAAEAGVSVVFEPVSVPKAARLRAALAAGLVPQAVTPNVPEMGALLGRAVPDEPEALREAADELHAQGVRLVWVRRGAAGSLLSAPEGVTELAALPAEVRDVTGAGDAMLAAFLAALASGLSPAEAARHGHAAAALTVESDHAVSPTLTPAAIQARLTGAATTG, encoded by the coding sequence ATGCCCCTGACCGATACCGAATCCGCCCTCCTCGCCCTGATCCGCGAGACGCCCCTGGCGACCCCGGAGGAACTGGCGCGGCGCCTGGGGTCCACGCGGGCGTCCGTGAACGTGCACGTGAGCAATCTGGTCCGGAAGGGCGCGTTACTGGGCCGGGGCTACCTGCTGCCCGAGGCGGGCGGGCCGGGTCGCGTGGTGGTGGTGGGCGGCGCGAACGTGGACGTGAAGGCCCGCACGATTCAGGCGGCGGTGCCGGGGACGAGTAATCCGGGCGTGACGGCGCAGGCTCCGGGTGGCGTGGCGCGGAACGTCGCGGAGAACCTGGCGCGGCTGGGCGTGCCCGCCTCGCTGGTGAGTGTGGTGGGCCGGGACGCGCTGGGCGACTGGCTGCTGCGGGAGACGGAGGCGGCGGGCGTGGATGTGCGGCCGGTGCTGCGCGCGCCTGAGGTCTCGACGGGAACGTACACGGCGGTGCTGGATGCGAGTGGAGAGCTGCTGGTGGCGGTGGCGGCGATGGCGGCGGTGGAGGCCCTGACTCCGGCGGCGTTGCAGGAGCGGCGTGGGGTGCTGCGGGGCGCGGCGTGGGTGGTGGCGGACGGGAACCTGCCGGAGACGTCGCTGGCGCACCTGCTGTCCCTGGCGGCCGAGGCCGGGGTATCGGTGGTGTTCGAGCCGGTGAGCGTGCCGAAGGCGGCGCGGCTGCGCGCTGCGTTGGCGGCGGGGCTGGTGCCGCAGGCCGTGACGCCGAACGTGCCGGAAATGGGCGCCCTGCTGGGCCGCGCGGTGCCGGACGAGCCGGAGGCGTTGCGGGAGGCGGCGGACGAGTTGCACGCGCAGGGCGTGCGGCTGGTGTGGGTGCGGCGGGGCGCGGCGGGCAGCCTGCTGTCCGCGCCGGAGGGCGTCACCGAACTGGCCGCCCTGCCCGCCGAGGTGAGGGACGTGACGGGCGCGGGCGACGCGATGCTCGCGGCGTTCCTGGCGGCGCTCGCGTCGGGCCTGTCCCCGGCGGAGGCGGCGCGGCACGGGCACGCGGCGGCGGCGCTCACGGTGGAGAGCGACCACGCGGTCTCCCCCACCCTCACCCCGGCGGCCATCCAGGCGCGCCTGACGGGGGCCGCCACGACCGGTTAG
- a CDS encoding menaquinone biosynthetic enzyme MqnA/MqnD family protein: protein MAQPEAESSPSPITHHPSPRSPGAPYRAGWIHFTNVAPILDSLVLPAGVTAITGVPTQMNAALLSGQVDIANISAVEFIRNADVLEALPDFSVAVLGPVYSVNLFHTRPLEEVRRVALTAQSAMSVALLEVLLRERGLSPVLERAEGEAETLLAQGFDGVLRIGDSALREWYGVVGPLTPETTMTSLPHAARGITVTDLAEEWFRLTGHPFTFAVWAYRKDNPPPPELVQAMREARRDGIGHLADVAQRHARKLGLPERVVQHYLWNFRYHLEAPDRLGLHEFAAKAVPGHAPLTFGPRPGEERTRSAAD, encoded by the coding sequence ATGGCGCAGCCCGAGGCTGAGTCCTCTCCATCACCCATCACCCATCACCCGTCACCGCGCTCCCCCGGCGCGCCCTACCGGGCCGGTTGGATTCATTTCACGAATGTCGCCCCGATCCTGGATTCGCTGGTGCTCCCGGCGGGCGTGACGGCGATCACGGGCGTGCCGACGCAGATGAACGCGGCGCTGCTGTCGGGTCAGGTGGATATCGCGAACATCAGCGCGGTGGAGTTCATCCGGAACGCGGACGTGCTGGAGGCCCTGCCGGATTTCAGCGTGGCGGTGCTGGGGCCGGTGTACTCCGTGAACCTGTTCCACACGCGTCCGCTGGAGGAAGTGCGGCGGGTGGCGTTGACGGCGCAGTCCGCGATGAGCGTGGCGCTGCTGGAGGTGCTGCTGCGCGAGCGGGGCCTGAGCCCGGTGCTGGAACGCGCGGAAGGCGAGGCGGAAACCCTCCTGGCGCAGGGATTCGACGGGGTGCTGCGGATCGGGGACAGCGCGCTGCGCGAGTGGTACGGCGTGGTGGGCCCCCTGACGCCCGAGACGACCATGACCAGCCTCCCGCACGCCGCGCGCGGCATCACCGTCACGGACCTCGCGGAGGAGTGGTTCCGCCTGACCGGTCACCCGTTCACGTTCGCGGTGTGGGCGTACCGCAAGGACAACCCGCCGCCGCCCGAGCTGGTGCAGGCCATGCGCGAGGCGAGGCGGGACGGCATCGGGCATCTGGCGGACGTCGCACAGAGGCACGCGCGGAAACTGGGCCTGCCGGAACGCGTCGTGCAGCACTACCTGTGGAACTTCCGCTACCACCTCGAAGCGCCCGACCGCCTGGGCCTGCACGAATTCGCCGCGAAAGCCGTCCCCGGCCACGCGCCGCTGACCTTCGGCCCCCGCCCCGGCGAGGAACGCACGCGGAGCGCAGCGGACTGA
- a CDS encoding nuclear transport factor 2 family protein: MPDLDALLALDDRWNAAYHHGDPGALDGVLAADWLGFLPDGTSISRADLITHFPVSPAPTLMIERHAARIHGHTGITRLTLYEGPHRIQSVLRVYAHADGHWQAISAQVVP, encoded by the coding sequence ATGCCCGACCTGGACGCCCTGCTGGCCCTGGACGACCGCTGGAACGCCGCGTACCACCACGGCGACCCAGGTGCCCTGGACGGCGTCCTGGCCGCCGACTGGCTGGGCTTCCTCCCGGACGGCACGAGCATCAGCCGCGCGGACCTGATCACTCACTTCCCCGTGAGCCCGGCCCCCACCCTGATGATCGAACGGCACGCCGCCCGCATCCACGGCCACACGGGCATCACCCGCCTGACCCTCTACGAAGGCCCCCACCGCATCCAGTCCGTCCTGCGCGTCTACGCCCACGCAGACGGCCACTGGCAGGCGATCAGCGCACAGGTCGTCCCGTGA
- the mqnE gene encoding aminofutalosine synthase MqnE: MNWLSDPALAPIAQKVEAGQRLNFEEGMQLFRTRDLNTLMRLANLRKTALHGDKVYFVHSMRLEFTNICYVGCTFCAFAAHKNEARAWDYSPEEVVAQVGRRYLPGITELHMSSGHHPNHKWEYYPAMVRALRESYPDLQVKAFTAAEIEHLSRISKKPTLDVLRELQAAGLSAMPGGGAEIFADRVRKQVAKNKVKAEKWLQIHSEAHSLGMRTNATMLYGHIETLEERLDHMHRLRELQDDSLARHGGGFHAFIPLAFQPLGNTLAQNLGKTEYTTGLDDLRNLAVARIYLDNFPHIKGYWVMIGSELTQVSLDWGVSDIDGTIQEEHIAHAAGATSPMKLSEQGMIRMIQHAGRLPVLRDAYYNELATFPAQHEAAD, translated from the coding sequence ATGAACTGGCTCTCCGACCCGGCGCTCGCGCCCATCGCCCAGAAGGTCGAAGCGGGGCAGCGCCTGAACTTCGAAGAAGGCATGCAGCTGTTCAGAACCCGGGACCTGAACACCCTGATGCGCCTCGCGAACCTCCGCAAGACGGCGCTGCACGGCGACAAGGTGTACTTCGTGCACTCCATGCGCCTGGAGTTCACGAACATCTGCTACGTGGGCTGCACCTTCTGCGCGTTCGCCGCGCACAAGAACGAGGCCCGCGCCTGGGACTACAGCCCCGAGGAAGTCGTGGCGCAGGTGGGCCGCCGCTACCTGCCCGGCATCACGGAACTGCACATGAGCAGCGGGCACCACCCGAACCACAAGTGGGAGTACTACCCCGCCATGGTCCGCGCGCTGCGCGAATCGTACCCGGACCTGCAGGTCAAGGCCTTCACCGCCGCCGAGATCGAACACCTGAGCCGGATCAGCAAGAAACCCACCCTGGACGTCCTGCGCGAACTCCAGGCGGCGGGCCTGAGCGCCATGCCGGGCGGCGGCGCCGAGATCTTCGCCGACCGCGTGCGCAAGCAGGTCGCGAAGAACAAGGTCAAGGCCGAGAAGTGGCTGCAGATCCACAGCGAGGCCCACTCCCTGGGCATGCGCACGAACGCCACCATGCTGTACGGGCACATCGAGACGCTGGAAGAACGGCTGGATCACATGCACCGCCTGCGCGAACTGCAGGACGACTCCCTGGCCCGCCACGGCGGCGGCTTCCACGCGTTCATCCCGCTGGCGTTCCAGCCGCTGGGCAACACCCTGGCGCAGAACCTCGGGAAGACCGAGTACACCACCGGCCTGGACGACCTGCGCAACCTCGCCGTGGCGCGCATCTACCTCGATAACTTCCCGCACATCAAGGGCTACTGGGTGATGATCGGCAGCGAGTTGACGCAGGTGAGCCTCGACTGGGGCGTCTCCGACATCGACGGCACCATCCAGGAGGAACACATCGCGCACGCCGCCGGAGCGACCAGCCCCATGAAACTCAGCGAGCAGGGCATGATCCGCATGATCCAGCACGCCGGACGCCTCCCCGTACTGCGCGACGCGTACTACAACGAACTCGCCACGTTCCCCGCGCAGCACGAGGCCGCCGACTGA
- a CDS encoding GGDEF domain-containing protein: protein MTTEHADAQRQIARYRSLVQVIAALSRHVRTEDLLLTMHHEVQALFASPITLLARRTPEGGWAVQTLEGDVIAEQWLGPRRDGLLERVVTDRVRLENDLPAYLDREGLTVVRVHYRPDLPHTMSWMGVPLRAGGETLGVLSVQSYALDAFTPEDLEFLELLGVQLGIVMENAALHEQLEREANTDPLTGLFNRRQFALRGEAAGHAAGEWTLAVMDVQEFKRINDELGHAAGDVVLRGIGEALLDLTAARGEAFRLGGDEFALLLPCTPERAAALLRAGLDGLAGRALPASPFVNVGLAARRAGEPLTEWVRRADRHMYAAKRARAHLIVSPEDVA, encoded by the coding sequence GTGACCACGGAACACGCCGACGCGCAGCGGCAGATCGCCCGCTACCGATCCCTGGTGCAGGTGATCGCGGCGCTGTCCCGTCACGTCCGCACCGAGGACCTGCTGCTCACCATGCACCACGAGGTTCAGGCGCTGTTCGCGTCGCCCATCACGCTCCTGGCGCGCCGCACCCCGGAGGGCGGCTGGGCGGTGCAGACCCTGGAGGGGGACGTGATCGCCGAGCAGTGGCTCGGGCCGCGCCGCGACGGACTGCTGGAACGCGTCGTGACGGACCGCGTGCGCCTGGAAAACGACCTGCCCGCGTACCTGGACCGTGAGGGCCTGACGGTCGTGCGCGTCCACTACCGACCGGACCTGCCGCACACCATGTCCTGGATGGGCGTGCCGCTGCGCGCCGGCGGGGAGACGCTGGGCGTGCTGTCCGTGCAGAGTTACGCCCTGGACGCCTTCACGCCCGAGGACCTGGAATTCCTGGAGTTGCTGGGCGTGCAGCTGGGCATCGTGATGGAGAACGCGGCGCTGCACGAGCAGCTGGAGCGTGAGGCGAACACCGATCCGCTGACCGGGCTGTTCAACCGCCGTCAGTTCGCGCTGCGGGGCGAGGCGGCGGGACACGCGGCGGGCGAGTGGACGCTGGCCGTGATGGACGTGCAGGAATTCAAACGCATCAACGACGAGCTGGGGCACGCGGCGGGCGACGTGGTCCTGCGTGGGATCGGGGAGGCGCTGCTGGACCTGACTGCCGCGCGGGGCGAGGCGTTCCGGCTGGGCGGGGACGAGTTCGCGCTGCTGCTGCCGTGCACGCCGGAGCGGGCGGCGGCGCTGCTGCGCGCGGGCCTGGATGGACTGGCGGGCCGGGCGCTGCCCGCGTCGCCGTTCGTGAACGTGGGGCTGGCCGCGCGCCGCGCCGGGGAGCCGCTGACCGAGTGGGTGCGGCGTGCCGACCGGCACATGTACGCCGCGAAACGGGCCCGCGCGCACCTGATCGTCTCGCCGGAGGACGTCGCGTGA
- a CDS encoding DUF3006 domain-containing protein encodes MTPAAPQTPAPTPTPDRWTVDALEDTPHGPVARLERPDGSTVDVPARHLPDGVREGDLLAVQDGPDGVRFQALPDETRARRTQVQAKLDALNARQAPPTNEQGEIDL; translated from the coding sequence GTGACTCCCGCCGCGCCGCAGACTCCCGCGCCGACCCCCACCCCGGACCGCTGGACGGTGGACGCGCTGGAGGACACCCCCCACGGCCCCGTGGCGCGGCTGGAACGCCCGGACGGCAGCACCGTGGACGTCCCCGCCCGCCACCTGCCGGACGGCGTGCGCGAGGGTGACCTGCTCGCCGTGCAGGACGGCCCGGACGGCGTGCGCTTCCAGGCGCTGCCCGACGAGACCCGGGCGCGGCGCACGCAGGTGCAGGCGAAACTGGACGCCCTGAACGCCCGCCAGGCCCCGCCCACCAACGAACAGGGAGAGATCGACCTGTGA
- a CDS encoding ComEC/Rec2 family competence protein — protein sequence MTGPKKPAASDRAKKTAPGKPSPKKPGAKKADTRTDPAATATPKAPPKATANAGAKPPPRSRAKGKPAARKGPSPSDLLGVLVLIGTASLAACGWMKQGGQDGGDTRPTGPAGQVTIRFLDIGQGDAILIQSPEGKTALIDGGRSSDRMRDYIRDLNLDKLDLMIATHADADHIAGLVPAATLKPRVFINNGLGGTTQTWERLVKNLQDAGSTFTKASNQTVNLGSVKLRVIAPPPGMGDGQNENSVGVALQFGTFRALMTGDSETPETEGWLAQERDDLRGPFQVYKSIHHGAANGDSAAWLAYVRPENVVISVGTPNSYGHPTKKALDLYKQAGARVYRTDRQGTVTVQGSGDGTYTITTDR from the coding sequence GTGACCGGCCCGAAGAAACCCGCCGCGTCCGACCGGGCGAAGAAGACCGCCCCCGGAAAGCCCAGCCCGAAGAAGCCGGGCGCGAAGAAGGCCGACACGCGGACCGACCCCGCCGCGACCGCCACCCCGAAAGCCCCCCCCAAAGCCACCGCGAACGCCGGGGCGAAACCCCCACCCCGCAGCCGCGCCAAGGGGAAACCCGCCGCCCGCAAGGGCCCCAGTCCCTCGGATCTGCTGGGCGTCCTCGTGCTGATCGGCACCGCCAGTCTCGCCGCGTGCGGCTGGATGAAACAGGGCGGCCAGGACGGCGGCGACACCAGACCCACCGGACCCGCCGGGCAGGTCACCATCCGTTTCCTCGACATCGGGCAGGGGGACGCCATCCTCATCCAGAGCCCCGAGGGCAAGACCGCCCTGATCGACGGGGGCCGCAGCAGCGACCGCATGCGCGACTACATCCGCGACCTGAACCTCGACAAGCTCGACCTGATGATCGCCACGCACGCCGACGCGGACCACATCGCGGGCCTCGTCCCCGCCGCCACCCTCAAGCCGCGCGTGTTCATCAACAACGGCCTGGGCGGCACCACCCAGACCTGGGAGCGCCTCGTGAAGAACCTCCAGGACGCCGGGAGCACCTTCACGAAAGCCAGCAACCAGACCGTGAACCTCGGCAGCGTCAAACTCCGCGTGATCGCCCCACCCCCCGGCATGGGCGACGGGCAGAACGAGAACAGCGTCGGCGTCGCCCTGCAGTTCGGCACCTTCCGCGCCCTGATGACCGGCGACAGCGAAACCCCGGAAACCGAAGGCTGGCTCGCGCAGGAACGCGACGACCTCAGGGGCCCCTTCCAGGTGTACAAGAGCATCCACCACGGCGCCGCGAACGGCGACAGCGCCGCGTGGCTCGCGTACGTCCGCCCCGAGAACGTCGTCATCAGCGTCGGCACGCCCAACTCCTACGGGCACCCCACGAAAAAGGCCCTGGACCTCTACAAGCAGGCCGGAGCGCGTGTGTACCGCACCGACCGCCAGGGCACCGTGACCGTGCAGGGCAGCGGGGACGGCACGTACACCATCACCACCGACCGCTGA